Within the Bradysia coprophila strain Holo2 chromosome X unlocalized genomic scaffold, BU_Bcop_v1 contig_173, whole genome shotgun sequence genome, the region AGGTGGAGATGAACGACGGTGGTAAAATGAACTGACGGGCTTTCCTTCTAAATGGTTCCGATAGCTTACGTCCACATATTGCGTAAACATGATTACagttaaattcattttttaataattggaTACGTGGTTTGATctttcgataatttattttttccgaGCTTTCGATTACAGTCAGTAATCTTCTTCAGGGAACTAATGTATTGTATCGGTTACtatgattgtttgtatgtgtGCGTGTTGCTATGTTATTTGTTCTATTGGTTTTGGTGTATGTGTGATGTCTGatatttttggtaatattgGTTTCCATGCATTGCTTAGGACCAGACCTTTATCGATGTTCATCAATTGACCTTGGTTTTGTTGAATGGCCAAACcttctttgatttttcgcagatggaaattattttctctgactattaattttgagttttgccaattaattttatgtcctTTATTTCTGATTGTGTGCCTCGCTACTGCTGATTTGTTATATTCATGACGACGGACGTTTCCTTTGTGATCTTCTAATCTTTGGATAACTCTTTTCGATTCTCCGATGTATGTTTCATTGCAAGAATTACATGGTATATTGTATACCCCAGCTGGttcatttttctctttatCCTTAATTCCATTACAGTTAAAACTCAGCGTAGTAGTCGCTTCACCACAAGACCAGCGTGTGTAAGCATGTCCAGTGGTGAAGTGGTTTCTTTCACTCcaattatgattcgctagacgtGTACATTCTAAAAGGTATGGCAACATTTCTAGGGATGTTGTCGCTTTGCCGCTGTCATCATGGCCAGATGAGATGtggattttttaataattgcaacattttttttttgcgctcTAATCCGAGCACATAAACCTGTTGATCATAATCCGAAATGAGATCAGCATGAAAATACCGGAAGGCTTTGACTTTGTTCATGCTTTTGTACTTAAATAGGTGATATTATACACAAATACTCATTTTGCTATTATTTACCCACAATACAATTCAAACTCATCAAACAGATATGAGTAATCAAAAtgttaaagatttttttttcgtgaagtattattgacatttcttattgaatatttaattcaaGCTATACCAGTTAATGCGTAGGTATGTTTGCCCatttgtatattatacaggggccattcacaaaataCGCATGTGATAAGTTACGAATTTCAGATCCATTCCATATGCGAAACGATAcctaaaattacgaaaatgcACTTAAAGCGTAGGCTTTTGTCAGACTCCCCTTCCCCATATTGAGCGTGTGTTACATGTGAATGGCCCCACATATACGCAATTGTGTAACAAACACTAACACTGCAAAGTGAGATGGTATTTTTAACGGTCATATTATCCGACGAAGAATGTTGCGTCCGTCAGCTAAGATTCGTTTAAGTCACATACAATTTTAATGTTCGAATATAACATGAATCATGAATCGAAGCCATATTTTTCACGTCGTGGAATTGGTTGAAATTCATCACACGTGATCGTTTCCATTAATGGCAATCTTTAACGGAGCGCAAGGAGAAGTGATATGCCCTTATAATAATTTGCAAGAACGGCTTTGTTCCTGAATGCACATCCAAATTAATTCCCTTGCCAGAAAATACAACTTCAAGGTCGTTATGATCggttttgtgtgaaatgtatgaaatgttagcaTAAAATAGAAAGAACTGAAATTTGTGTAAAGCTTTatggcacgataacttgagtgaTTCTGAACCGatcttcaaaaatttggtttcgATCGAAGagcaataaaattcaaagatAGACAATATCGGCcgaatgaaaaaattgatggcacgataacttgagcaatTCTGAACTGATTTTAGAAATTCTGCTTTTAATCGACgagaaataaaatctttagGGTCAATTTCGTTGATGGACAATATTGGCGATCGGCCAAATGATCTGGGAGTTATGCTTAAATGACATTTTGCCTGAATATCTGATGGCACATAACTGTCTCTTATTCTATGAAGAATGCAATTCATTATGTCACGTTTATACATGGATCACGTTGGATTATTAACTTATGCAAAACAACGCaccgacaaaaatatttccaatgaTTACCTGCAGTAACCGTAATGTGTGGGTTAGGTCCCTCGACAGAATAGTGACTTTAAGTTCGATATCAATGTTGGCTTATTCATAAACTTTCTGTTTTACAAGAGAGTTAAAATGCCGACTTATTTTGGATGTTTTCCCACTTCCTGTTATATTGTCTCCTAACCTTTGCCCTTCGatttcatcgtttatttttcggtCGTTTTTCACTCATTGTAGCGCGTTCGGGCTCATGCATTTGATGGTCTTAGTTTACAGAAGATGAATTTGaagttaaaattaaagaatGTTTTTTGATAACGTCATCAGTCAAGTGACCTGACCCAATCGTTTTAGGTGACCTAGCTGCTTGATTCCCAAGAAGAAGCTCTCTGAACAGAGCAGTAGGCAGTAAGTGATTCTCATATCAATGGTAAAGAGAGTGGAATTAAACATCAACATTAACCAGTGAGATTttcgggaaaatattttcacgtcTTTTCCCAACAATAGGGGGgtccaaaaaattaaagtatCGAGGAAGTTGTCGGACCCCGAGGAAAACAAACCTTTATGGCCTcctgataaaaattgtatatggggccgatgcgaTCCGAGTTGGTTTATGGGTAGCTCAAGgacgaaaaatgtgaaaaaacgctgtgattttccatacattttttccattactttctatggaaaaaaatttttagcgacaatatcaaacttttttggtccagACAACTTAGATTAGAtgcaataacaacaaaaatgcgttgttttcattttttggaatttttatatcgtCTGGGCACACCTAACAATATTGatatatacaaaaatcgacagaTAATTTCCAAGTAATACAAAGTCAGGCGAAGTCACTCTTTAAATTAAGTGTTAGGTGTCGTTGTAAAGGTAATGACAGTGGCTTTCTAACGAGCCCACACACAATAAGTTTCAAGTTGGTGTCTTGACGTAacagtcatttgaaaattgtctgaGTTCACGACCCTGAcatttttgcaccaaaatcgatttctatatagcttcaaaaaattgttttcgaaaaaatttctttttgcaatgaaagctTATGCCATAAGCTCTCGTTAGATATGAATATATCCGATGTACATCccataaatgttttggaagaacCCAAAGACTGGGTCAACAGATTGGGAAACTTTGACTGACTTGGGAGATGCGAATGCACttacaaatcattaaatcggtCTCTTTGGATTATTCTGAAGTGAAATAATCCAACTCACCTTAAGAAGTGACCTCAGCATCTGTTagttacgttcaatttttcattaaccctcattttcgtggtttttcacatatttcgtccTTGAGCGACCCATAAATCGTCTCGGATCAcatcggccccatatacattttttatcagtgggtCATGAAGGTTCGTTTTCCTCGGGGTCCGCCAACTTTCTCGAAACCTTTATTTTCCCATACGATTCTGGACCCCCCTACCCAACAATGTACCAATTTTCCGGAAAAGTAACGGAAAACTAGAGAAAGACgggaaaatttaaagaaaaaaaaatgggaaaggTTTTGCCAAAAATGGTCACTGCAATAAACCCATTTTAGTTTTCTGCTTATAGACCAGTTTATGAATTCATCCATTCCACTTGGAACGCACGCATCGTGTCCAATCTTATTATATACTATCCAATCTTGTAGACTCCAGTAGGTCTTTAATTTCGGCACTGAATCCTCCTGCCTGTGTTTATGTCTTATCATGTTTACTGACATTCTCATGACTCACCCAGTGACATATTGTTATGCAGCAATCTATTGCATAACACTAACAACCGAACACATAATATAGTATCTGTAATACACATGAATGCATTGCGTATGCATATTACATTGACGATAAACTCCATATCAAAATTGCTCCGATAATTAAAAGGTTCTGCAATATTATAAAAGGCCTAGTATGAAGTACGGTAGCAGCATATTAAAAGaccattttccatataaatacTGTATTTATGCTcgtgaatttaatttattaattaaaatattaatgttCTTGTTTTCTTCTTTCCACACATAGGTACACACTCCGGGTGACTCCAATCACGTAAGTGCATGACTgttgagaaataaaaaaaaaatgaaaccgaAACCGagacattaattttaattattttcggtGAACGCATTTAGGTTAACGGTGACGATAGCTGGCAATATCAGGAGATTACACTAGAACGAGGCAATTCCGGTTTAGGATTTTCCATTGCCGGCGGTACAGATAATCCACACATCGGAACTGACACATCCGTTTACATCACAAAATTAATACCGGGCGGAGCGGCAGCAGCCGACGGTCGCTTGAATGTTAACGATTGCATTGTATCGGTAAATTGCTTTCCCATTTTGTATTGATGATTCGATTGGAgaccaaaaaccaaaaatcaatcaaataaattcCGCAGGTCAATGATGTATCAGTTGTGGATGTTCCACATGCAGCTGCGGTGGACGCACTGAAGAAAGCCGGaaatattgtaaaattgtATGTGAAAAGAAAGCGACCACCGGCTGGACCGAGGCCAATGGAAATTGATTTGGTGAAGGGTGGCAAGGGACTCGGTTTTTCCATTGCTGGCGGTATTGGCAATCAACATATTCCCGGCGATAATGGGATATATGTGACGAAAATAATGGATGGTGGTGCGGCGAATGTGGATGGACGACTGGCTATCGGTGATAAGCTGATAGCTGTACGAACGCTGGCCCATGGTGAACggaatttggaaaatgtttcgcATGAGGATGCTGTTGCTACGTTGAAGTCAATCACAGATAAAGTGACACTGGTCGTCGGCAAAATGATGATGAACTCATTGAGTAACTCAACTTCAACcggtttgtttttctttccgatttaaattttcccaaaatttcttttttatgggGGAAAATCGTttctgatttttgtttttcttttgaaatcgTTTTCCGCTTGCCGCTGTTTAGGTTTAGCTCTTGCAAATTCTCACTCAACAAGTGCCGTTAATAATATTGGTCAGAGTGTTGTTGATTTTGGACGATCGCCATCACCTGCGTTAGCTGCCACATCACGATCTCATTCACCATTGCCTGGTATGTTTATTGATGTTTCGATTTCATGTGTTCgcaagaattttaatttatttcttttttctctttttcaattttctatcgTTCGTAAAGTATTGGAAACGTCGTCGAGATACGCATCATCGTCAAATGTATTAGCCACTGTTCCTCCAGGAACACCACGAGCGGTCAGCACCGAAGATATTACAAGGTAAAATTTTCAGCTTTTTATTTACTGCAGTTTTCTGTATAACACACTTCGAATATCGCCTAGACCCTAGAGTGCCTTTCCTACTGTTTACTCTGCGCCAGaaataagggaaaaaaaataaatttgccaaTCAAACTAAAAAACGCATGGTAAATGTTGTAGTCTCGGGCGTATTTTCCGTTTCGTACGATTCTTTTCCACTTATTGCCAATTTAAGATGAGTCGTTCCGGTATGGTAATGTATGCTGAAGTTTTACCTAATGATAGAACTTCCCTAACatgtttgaaatttatcaCACTTTGTGATGTCACACTTTGAATATAAAGCCACTGGAACCATTGAATCCAAAGGAATTTCTCGCATTTTTTGACCTTcatattttttctctcttgGTAAGACCCTCGTCCCGTTGGAATAGACGTCCTTCCCATCAAATTCTAATGATCAGGAAAAGATTGACGTGAAAGATGTTAACAGCATTTTCAACAGGATCGAATGAAGACAGTAGAACAAAAAAGCATGTAgcatgtgttgtgtgttttgACTGACACGAAGCCAGCACGACGTCTGTCTTAACGAAAGAAATGCAGATCCTATTAAGATACCATTAGtctacaaatattttctatgttaatgcttagagcagtgctatggttgAACTGTTTGTTAATTGCAATTgactgaattttgttgaaaaagaaCGCGACGTTTCGAGAGTCTAAGAGTCATCATTCTTGTGAACACGTAGCGAAAATCTCAAAAATCGTGTAGTCCACTTGATAGCAAATCTTCTGTAGTCGTTATCTACGGTGTATAGGCAGACTAAGGCTCGTCTGAACTTGCAAGAAACTGAACATTTTTGGATTCTACCATGTCTTGAATTGTAACGGAAAAACCTATTACCACATAAACATATGGAGAacagtcaataaaatcgagGCCCATCGCTCAACATCAGAGACCTGTTGAACTCATCTTTCATAACTCTCTGCTtggaaattgtaaaaaatattttcttgaatattTCTCTCGCCTAAATCGATGAAAACGGATCGATtctaaatagctattttcaagGCGGTCGCATCAAAGGCTGACGAGTTGGTGATATTGTCATTTACATACTAACTACATGTAGGCACCAGTCAGGTAAATGCATGAATTAGCTGACATTATGCCACTTATAAATGTATGACATTACGCATTATAAATTCATATCGTACATTGCCCGAACACCTGTAGCTTTAAATCATTCTACATGGAAATATTGAATACATTTTACGCGTTATGGATGGATGGATATGGATTATAGTTGTACGGGAGCGCATTAATTTTTAACgacaattttattcattttaccaGTCATTAAAGGTTATCAATCTAACAAAcaattaaaagcaaaaaaaaactttttttttcgtcaagttaTTGTTCGTTCCATAACCATATTTTTTCTCTCCTCTATCTACCACAAAGAACTTCATTCACTCTGatgatttatttataataaaaaaatgatgtcGTGACAATGCCATTCATTATTCAAGTACTGAgggaaaaaacaatttatattatgAGCGCACACACTCTCTGTTTATTCGAAAGCTTTTCCAACAAGCACAGTTCGATTCGAATTTAGCTTAATGACTGGGATCTTGGGTTCATAGTAAACTTAGCGGTCGCGCTATAAGAGTGAATGCATTTTCTTTAGCAGAGAATATTTGCGTCTGCGTTTCGTGTATTTAGTTTTTGGAAAATACCTTACCTTAATATTGAAGTGGACGAAACGACAAGATTTAAAAGACTTTTGACTGGCTTCGTGTTTACGTATATTATAGATACGGGTCCTGGTTTTCGAATTCGATAACAATATGAACTGTTACGATTTGTTTCACGAAGTCGTTTTACAAAATTCGTTGGAGTAAGTCCAGCAGTGGAAGAtggaaattcgttttttttattcgattttatcGTGTGAGTTGAGTCGGTtggtaattttaaaaattttgcttttttcagAGAAACTCGTTCAATTACCATACAGAAAGGCTCCAGTGGCCTGGGATTCAATATTGTTGGCGGTGAGGACGGACAAGGCATATTCGTTTCGTTCATATTGGCTGGCGGTCCAGCCGATGTCGGTGGTGAATTGAAGAGAGGCGATCAGTTGCTGAGCGTAAACGGGGTTGATTTGAGAAATGCCACACATGAGGAGGCTGCGCAAGCTCtgaaagtaatttttgttttggtatTGCTACCATCTCCTTCACTTATGCAAATCCTATTCTCTATCCAAACAGACATCTGGCGGCGTCGTAAATTTAGTGGCCCAATATCGTCCCGAAGACTATAATCGTTTCGAAGCCCGAATACATGAACTTAAACAGCAGGCTGCGCTGAATGCCGGCACCGGTACACTGTTGCGAACATCTCAAAAACGATCGTTATATGTCCGGGCGCTATTCGATTACGATCCGAATCGGGACGACGGTCTACCGTCACGAGGATTGCCGTTTAAGCATGGCGATGTTTTGCATGTGACAAACGCATCGGATGACGAATGGTGGCAGGCCAGACGTGTATTAGGCGATGGCGAAGAGGAGGGAATGGGTATCGTTCCGTCGAAACGGCGATGGGAACGGAAAATGAGAGCGCGAGATCGAAGTGTTAAATTCCAAGGACATGCAGCTAACAATTTAGACAAGGTGAGGGGTTGAAGGGTGGACTTTGTCGCTTGATTGGATCGAAGTTTGATTAATCTTTTGTTTCGTGTTTTCTTTCTAGCAATCGACGCTTGatcgcaaaaagaaaaacttcacATTTTCTCGTAAATTTCCGTTTATGAAGAGTAAAGACGATAAAAATGAAGACGGCTCCGATCAAGAACGTAAGCTATTTTTAACTTGACGAAAAGATGACAGTCCAGTCgtagaattattattattttttgtggcCGTTACCTCtatataattttcgttttttgtttttccatttttccgtTCGATTAAGATTCATTACAATAAGCTTTCAGTTCCggtcatttcattttgtcatttacatttttagcttcaagtttttcgttttttatttaaatttaattttttgtagcCAACAGCATCGTTCACGATAACAATCATGATTCAGAGCAACAACGTAAGTTCattggttaaaaaaaaagaaaaaaaattgtttccttgACTCATTACAAACCTTTTTGTAGTTATACCTTACTAACCCCGTTGTCGCGtgtaagattttcatttatttttgctgcgaaattttattatttagcCGCAATTAGTTGTTCCCAGGAACCAAGCACTGCTAGTGTCAGGaagtgaaacatttttgtgcgAGGAAAAAAGTTGTAGGAAAACTGTATGACGTGGATGAATACCGCCCAGTCAAGGCAATGCCAGCGGACTCTTGTGAGGCTTTAGAAATAATCCCTAGGgaacaatttttaacttttgtaATGTGTGGAATAGTGCATTAAATAGGTCTTGGTGCCCTGAGTGCGAACACGTAACTGTTGGTTCCAATGACATGTATGAGTAACTTTTGTCTTCGTTTGATAATGCACAAACTATAGGTAGTGAAGACCTTTGAACTCAAGGTACCCTATATACCTGCTGCAGCAGTAACTGTCCCTTTCccattacttttttttgtgaaatggCAGCAGCGGAACCACATACGTCATTGGGACCAACGGATGCGTATTTTGTACTCAGGACACCGATGTATATCCAACGTACTATACCACCATTTGTGCACACAACCTTTGTtgtgataattatcgaatacTAACTGCTCTGAAAAGCTTGCAATTCGtcgaaataatttcttcaataaaCTCCGTACCATACaccaaaatttcagttaaTGACTTGTCATAGCACGTCATTGATGttgatcaatttcaattctcaTTAATTAGGCGCTCTCACTGCACACATGGCTTTGTTTACCGTAAACAACGTTTGAGCTAACACAAAAACTACTTCCGTTATTTGCGTTTTTAACACTGCACGTACCAGAAACACTGATCGACTTATCACACCGCACGTGAGACAATGGCATGTGTCTGTATCCCCTACACACTCgggtgattttgtttttgtttgcaaCAGAAAATTGCCATGAAAACACCCTCATCCCTCGGTAGACACGTCATAACATCCATCGACTCCACATGTTTGTCCTTGcacatttttcttcacttCCGTCGTATACATATGCAAATTGGTTTACGTTTAATTCGAATAAAAGTGCTATCAATCTAACGTTGCCATGGGAATTATGAAACTAAAACTTAATTACCGTACACCCCCCTTAAAAAACCCCCAGTGAtgcatttaacattttgtaacaCTTAAGATTTATACCGCACATACGATACATTTTTGTTACATCGACAGTGTAATTGGCCCTGTAACgtttttatttctgtttttcatttcattttatcagtttaaattttatagcCTTAGCCTTGCCTACTACCATCACCGCATTTACAATTTTAGTTCATTTTGTGTccgtttttcatttaatttatgcaaaattcaAGCACCATCCGACATTCATAAATCATACTGGTCATCGTAACTGATTGCTTTGATTGTgatgtttattttgttgtggTATGTGCTCTAAATATATTCGTTTCACGTGCTATGGTCTGGTCCTGGATGGTGTTGGACATGTGTTGAGTGGAAATGACAACAAATAGCTCAATTAATTCGCATATGACTTCACGCTTGGGCCAATTTTTCCACAGGAAGTTTGCAACATTTCGGAAAATCTTTTTGACTCTGTAGAGCTCCACTGCTAGTAACACAATCTTACAAAACTTCAAACTTAGTCAGCCATGTTCCGAGTCAGCTAAGACCCCGGAAATTAAGAATTCGGTTCTGCCACCTGCAGTTGAAAAGACTGCTTGTTGACTAACCAAAGTACCTAGATCTGAAAGTTCTTAAAAACACCACAATTTCAGAGTTCCCACTCctcctaaaattcataaaatggaccaaatcctcctaaaatctcctaaaatcttctaaaattcctaaaattcctaaaatgagCTCACACtctcgaagaatttttttaataatactgaaaaactaaaaacggtaaaaacagcaaaattatgCGGCAATGAATTTGAACTTCTGTATGAACCTGACTAAACTTGTGAAAACACTCCTTTCTTTGAGTCATGCAAATAGCGATCCTGAACGTGGATTTagcgaaaataaatacattatCGAGGATCGTAGTTTGTTAGAAGATGCGACTATGGTGTCACTTCGAACGTTTAAGGACACATTGAATAATATAAACGTCACTGACTTCCTAATGAATCGACGTATTTTCCAGATGTGCTCCAATGTACTTTACTTTtctcgaacaacaaaaagtcgAGAAGGTACTACTTCTTAAGAATAAAGCATCTTCACAAAAAGAATCGAGTTCAGAAAAACTTTCCGATATCGAGAAATCTCTCCCGATCCAGtagaaaaaaacttgttaGTGCACAAGAGctgataaatgatggaaacaaaattatggtgAATCTTGTTAATTCGAAAGGCGCAGTCGACAAGAAAAACCTGATAAAGGATCAGTTGCTGGCTAGTCGAGACTGGCGTCAGAAAAGAGGAAAtcataaaagtttcaattattaaactacataaggaaaaatatgttttgacaaaaaaaaactttttgtcaattttcttaaacatttttagtattttacgAAGTGTATGAGAAGCAGAGCAAAAATTCCTCCGGAAATTACTTATACAACCTTTCccacattttaaaaaattcctcctaaaattctcctaaaattacctttcaaatctCCTAAAATAATCCTAAAATTGCctttaaaatttcctaaaattcctaattttaggAGCCTTCCTAAGCCGTGGGAACTCTGCAATTTTTCAAGAGTTCTAGACCGGCAGTGAAACACACCTACCATcgcgtgtggaaattttgttttcttcccggtatcagagtcaaatttcccggtatctaaaatcgtaaatttgatttttcgccacatatttttcgcgattttttcgatttcccggtatctaaagaatttttctgaaaacttcccggtatccaggaTACCGCGGATAACGTGAATTTCCACACGCGCCTACCATCTATCGCtttttccattccatttttattaaGTTATTATGAAAGGCCTACATTTcgatttagtcaaatttttgaatcatCTCAATTCACCACTCAGTACAGTCGATTATTCGAAAACTGCTccatgcgaaaattgtttACCCCTTGCGAAAACGATCCATTACATACGGTTCATTTTACGTGAATTCCTTTGTGGtaatcaactttcgcatgggacagTCAATAAGCCAGAATGCGTTTTCCTGAAAACACACGAAGCATCGAAAACGTGTTTcgaccaaaattttctttattatgcAGATTCTGCCAATAACGGTCTgttgcgttacaatttttaagacagaaaactctagtttcaagaaaaaatcgtacTT harbors:
- the LOC119068231 gene encoding disks large 1 tumor suppressor protein isoform X5, with protein sequence MPVKKQEAHRALELLEDYHSRLSAPQDRALRIAIERVIRIFKSRLFQALLDIQEFYELTLLDDTKTIQQKTVETLQIASKWEQENSLKISDNDRGTALLPLTQALINLKEQQEIAEINQNQRFKIEDEKQTQQKVATEVSAPVRKSESPPKVVHTPGDSNHVNGDDSWQYQEITLERGNSGLGFSIAGGTDNPHIGTDTSVYITKLIPGGAAAADGRLNVNDCIVSVNDVSVVDVPHAAAVDALKKAGNIVKLYVKRKRPPAGPRPMEIDLVKGGKGLGFSIAGGIGNQHIPGDNGIYVTKIMDGGAANVDGRLAIGDKLIAVRTLAHGERNLENVSHEDAVATLKSITDKVTLVVGKMMMNSLSNSTSTGLALANSHSTSAVNNIGQSVVDFGRSPSPALAATSRSHSPLPVLETSSRYASSSNVLATVPPGTPRAVSTEDITRETRSITIQKGSSGLGFNIVGGEDGQGIFVSFILAGGPADVGGELKRGDQLLSVNGVDLRNATHEEAAQALKTSGGVVNLVAQYRPEDYNRFEARIHELKQQAALNAGTGTLLRTSQKRSLYVRALFDYDPNRDDGLPSRGLPFKHGDVLHVTNASDDEWWQARRVLGDGEEEGMGIVPSKRRWERKMRARDRSVKFQGHAANNLDKQSTLDRKKKNFTFSRKFPFMKSKDDKNEDGSDQEPNSIVHDNNHDSEQQPFMLCYTQDDASAEGGEIIYRVELPDCEQITLIYLENSDADYPSEENVLSYEAVQRLSINYTRPVIILGPLKDRINDDLISEFPDKFGSCVPHTTRPKRDYEMDGRDYHFVASREQMEKDIQNHLFIEAGQYNDNLYGTSVASVKEVAEKGKHCILDVSGNAIKRLQVAQLYPIAIFIKPKSVDSVMEMNRRMTEEQGKKTFERALKMEQEFGEYFTAVVQGDTIEELYSKAKNVIWSQSGPSIWVPSKESL
- the LOC119068231 gene encoding disks large 1 tumor suppressor protein isoform X6 — its product is MPVKKQEAHRALELLEDYHSRLSAPQDRALRIAIERVIRIFKSRLFQALLDIQEFYELTLLDDTKTIQQKTVETLQIASKWEQENSLKISDNDRGTALLPLTQALINLKEQQEIAEINQNQRFKIEDEKQTQQKVATEVSAPVRKSESPPKVVHTPGDSNHVNGDDSWQYQEITLERGNSGLGFSIAGGTDNPHIGTDTSVYITKLIPGGAAAADGRLNVNDCIVSVNDVSVVDVPHAAAVDALKKAGNIVKLYVKRKRPPAGPRPMEIDLVKGGKGLGFSIAGGIGNQHIPGDNGIYVTKIMDGGAANVDGRLAIGDKLIAVRTLAHGERNLENVSHEDAVATLKSITDKVTLVVGKMMMNSLSNSTSTGLALANSHSTSAVNNIGQSVVDFGRSPSPALAATSRSHSPLPVLETSSRYASSSNVLATVPPGTPRAVSTEDITRETRSITIQKGSSGLGFNIVGGEDGQGIFVSFILAGGPADVGGELKRGDQLLSVNGVDLRNATHEEAAQALKTSGGVVNLVAQYRPEDYNRFEARIHELKQQAALNAGTGTLLRTSQKRSLYVRALFDYDPNRDDGLPSRGLPFKHGDVLHVTNASDDEWWQARRVLGDGEEEGMGIVPSKRRWERKMRARDRSVKFQGHAANNLDKQSTLDRKKKNFTFSRKFPFMKSKDDKNEDGSDQEPFMLCYTQDDASAEGASEENVLSYEAVQRLSINYTRPVIILGPLKDRINDDLISEFPDKFGSCVPHTTRPKRDYEMDGRDYHFVASREQMEKDIQNHLFIEAGQYNDNLYGTSVASVKEVAEKGKHCILDVSGNAIKRLQVAQLYPIAIFIKPKSVDSVMEMNRRMTEEQGKKTFERALKMEQEFGEYFTAVVQGDTIEELYSKAKNVIWSQSGPSIWVPSKESL
- the LOC119068231 gene encoding disks large 1 tumor suppressor protein isoform X1, which translates into the protein MINFQINSDLSSTIIVFCQFLVHLIKDNVLADGKQISVNHKSTQTLLCPKCLKLDRNFAQAHRALELLEDYHSRLSAPQDRALRIAIERVIRIFKSRLFQALLDIQEFYELTLLDDTKTIQQKTVETLQIASKWEQENSLKISDNDRGTALLPLTQALINLKEQQEIAEINQNQRFKIEDEKQTQQKVATEVSAPVRKSESPPKVVHTPGDSNHVNGDDSWQYQEITLERGNSGLGFSIAGGTDNPHIGTDTSVYITKLIPGGAAAADGRLNVNDCIVSVNDVSVVDVPHAAAVDALKKAGNIVKLYVKRKRPPAGPRPMEIDLVKGGKGLGFSIAGGIGNQHIPGDNGIYVTKIMDGGAANVDGRLAIGDKLIAVRTLAHGERNLENVSHEDAVATLKSITDKVTLVVGKMMMNSLSNSTSTGLALANSHSTSAVNNIGQSVVDFGRSPSPALAATSRSHSPLPVLETSSRYASSSNVLATVPPGTPRAVSTEDITRETRSITIQKGSSGLGFNIVGGEDGQGIFVSFILAGGPADVGGELKRGDQLLSVNGVDLRNATHEEAAQALKTSGGVVNLVAQYRPEDYNRFEARIHELKQQAALNAGTGTLLRTSQKRSLYVRALFDYDPNRDDGLPSRGLPFKHGDVLHVTNASDDEWWQARRVLGDGEEEGMGIVPSKRRWERKMRARDRSVKFQGHAANNLDKQSTLDRKKKNFTFSRKFPFMKSKDDKNEDGSDQEPNSIVHDNNHDSEQQPFMLCYTQDDASAEGGEIIYRVELPDCEQITLIYLENSDADYPSEENVLSYEAVQRLSINYTRPVIILGPLKDRINDDLISEFPDKFGSCVPHTTRPKRDYEMDGRDYHFVASREQMEKDIQNHLFIEAGQYNDNLYGTSVASVKEVAEKGKHCILDVSGNAIKRLQVAQLYPIAIFIKPKSVDSVMEMNRRMTEEQGKKTFERALKMEQEFGEYFTAVVQGDTIEELYSKAKNVIWSQSGPSIWVPSKESL